In one window of Penaeus monodon isolate SGIC_2016 chromosome 36, NSTDA_Pmon_1, whole genome shotgun sequence DNA:
- the LOC119595850 gene encoding probable serine/threonine-protein kinase clkA: protein DNNNNDNNDSYKNDNDNDNDNDSNNNNSSSISNNNNNNNNDNNNNNNSNYDDYNDNNDNSNINYEDNNNNNNDNDNDNDNENNNNNNNNNNNNNNNDTSNNDNNNNNNNNNNNNNNNNDNNNNDDNDNNNNNNDNNNNNNDNNNDNNNHHHNNNNNYNNNNDNNNNNIIIIINNNNNNNNNNNNNNNNNNNNNNNNNNNNNNNNNNDNNNNNNNNNNNNNNDNDNDNNNNNDNNNNDNNNNNNNNNNNNNNNNNNNNNNNNNNNNNNNNNNNDNNNNNNNNYDNNNNINIDNNNNNNNNKNNNNSDNNNDNNNNYNNNNNNNNNNNNNNNNNNNSNNNSNNNNNDDNNNNNNNNNNNNNDNNNDNN, encoded by the exons gataataataataatgataacaacgatagttacaaaaatgataatgataatgataatgataatgatagtaataacaataacagtagtagtattagtaataataataataataataataatgataataataataacaataatagtaactatgatgattataatgataacaatgataatagtaatataaattatgaagacaataataataataataatgataatgataatgataatgataatgaaa ataataataataataataataacaataataacaataataacaatgatactagtaataatgataataataataataataataataataataataataataataataataatgataataataataatgatgataatgataataataataacaataatgataataataataataataatgataataataatgataataataatcatcatcataacaataataataa ctataataataacaatgataataataataataatataataataataataaataataataataataataataataataataataataataataataataataataataataataataataataataataataataataataataataata atgataataataataataataataataataataataataataataatgataatgataatgataataataataataatgataataataataatgataataataataataataataataataataataataataataataataataataataa taataataataataataacaacaacaacaacaacaacaataataataatgataataataataataataataataattatgataataataataatattaatattgataataataataataataataataataaaaataataacaatagtgataataataatgataataataataattata ATAA taataataataataataataataataataataataataataataataataatagtaataataatagtaataataataataatgatgataacaacaacaacaacaacaacaacaataataataataatgataataataatgataataac